One genomic segment of Bremerella alba includes these proteins:
- a CDS encoding recombinase family protein, producing the protein MAQLMLGLVDFDRAGADRRDLARKIIMAQIRLAERGYSTGGRPSFGFRRSLVTEQGELVRHLQDGERVRMRGCHVVWQPDENKIDLVRRILGLLKNNPANRVARMLNDEGIPSPDSGRFRTDNGVRHMVSGKWNGTTITGIARNPLLVAINAYGRRSMGDQLRLSSDGVRELEETDFREDEQPKVIRNPSDLHVTGQGTFDPVVDPEAHKALIQDLDRRGATQRAIPRSRNPKMNPLGGRVYDMDCGWLMYRAPYTGSFRYKCGLYDLSHGQQCRHNTIKGPEATAFLLSCIRQRLLAPGLWQKLRERLKRIADREAGTGQDDSRIAMIKKKQLEVQEELKAVTKSLARAGDRPDLFEAMTSEFDELKTQEKNLASQMNELKAKASVDSQDIAEVEKALELVLNLTELADSKMDDFELPRQLFDLTNVRLFVQFQEVQQGKRTVNQLAGGVVTFGAAEPPIEIYSGPTNRKFVKGRRKNHRNGNPRRKPELESAYPTEENTSLGNRSRGDRRLTFHNDFIGTGLLQRVLSQTIEFTADTFFTSSTNESDL; encoded by the coding sequence TTGGCCCAGTTGATGCTGGGGTTAGTCGACTTTGACCGAGCCGGAGCGGACCGTCGTGATCTGGCGCGAAAGATCATCATGGCCCAGATTCGACTCGCTGAACGAGGATATTCGACCGGAGGTCGGCCATCATTTGGCTTTCGCCGTTCCCTTGTGACTGAACAAGGCGAACTCGTACGTCATTTGCAAGATGGAGAACGAGTACGGATGCGAGGGTGCCATGTGGTTTGGCAGCCAGATGAAAACAAGATTGATCTGGTGCGGCGCATCCTAGGGCTGCTGAAGAACAATCCGGCTAATCGCGTGGCCAGGATGTTAAACGACGAAGGGATTCCTTCGCCTGACTCGGGCCGGTTTCGGACCGACAATGGTGTCCGTCATATGGTATCAGGAAAGTGGAATGGCACCACGATTACGGGTATCGCCCGCAATCCTCTCCTTGTGGCGATCAACGCCTATGGTCGCCGCTCGATGGGAGATCAACTGCGGCTGTCATCGGATGGCGTTCGCGAACTGGAAGAAACAGACTTCCGAGAGGATGAGCAGCCGAAAGTAATTCGCAATCCCAGCGACTTGCATGTCACAGGGCAGGGGACCTTTGATCCCGTTGTCGATCCAGAGGCGCACAAGGCGCTAATCCAAGATTTGGATCGGCGAGGAGCAACTCAGAGGGCTATTCCTCGATCACGAAACCCCAAAATGAATCCCCTTGGCGGTCGCGTGTACGATATGGACTGTGGCTGGCTCATGTATCGGGCGCCGTACACCGGTTCCTTTCGGTACAAGTGTGGTTTGTACGACTTGAGCCACGGTCAGCAGTGTCGACACAATACCATCAAGGGACCGGAAGCGACTGCGTTTTTGCTCAGTTGCATTCGGCAGCGGCTGCTGGCACCAGGTCTTTGGCAGAAGCTTCGTGAGCGGCTGAAGCGGATCGCCGATCGCGAGGCCGGTACAGGTCAAGACGACTCGCGAATCGCTATGATTAAGAAGAAGCAGCTTGAAGTTCAGGAGGAATTGAAGGCTGTTACGAAGTCCTTGGCACGCGCTGGTGACCGGCCGGACCTGTTTGAGGCAATGACCTCTGAGTTTGATGAGCTAAAGACTCAGGAGAAGAATCTCGCGAGTCAGATGAATGAGCTGAAAGCGAAAGCGTCCGTTGACTCCCAGGATATTGCGGAAGTCGAAAAAGCGTTGGAGCTGGTCTTGAATCTGACTGAGCTCGCAGACTCAAAGATGGACGACTTTGAACTACCTCGGCAGTTGTTCGACCTGACGAATGTTCGGCTGTTCGTCCAATTCCAGGAAGTCCAGCAGGGCAAGCGAACCGTCAATCAGCTTGCCGGCGGCGTTGTGACGTTCGGCGCCGCGGAACCACCCATTGAAATCTATTCGGGGCCTACGAATCGAAAGTTCGTGAAGGGCCGACGAAAGAATCATCGGAACGGGAATCCTCGGCGGAAACCCGAGTTAGAAAGTGCTTACCCCACTGAAGAGAATACGTCGTTAGGAAATCGAAGTCGGGGTGACCGGCGATTGACATTTCATAACGACTTTATTGGAACAGGATTGCTGCAACGCGTTTTGTCGCAAACCATTGAATTCACAGCAGATACGTTCTTCACTTCGAGTACGAACGAATCGGACCTGTGA
- a CDS encoding DNA adenine methylase — translation MMIQKSKASRPSAPIKWHGGKFYLAARIVGQFPDHVHYIEPYFGGGAVFFRKPDNLIEGHSEVINDVYEELVTFWRVLQSKKQFSEMQRRLSLTPFAKPVWERALEVNSKDPVERACAFFVRYRQSRQGLGRDFATMSRSRTRRGMNEQVSSWLSAIEGLEEAHERLSRVAIYCDDAVDVIEREDTEHTFFYCDPPYLLDTRVAKQAYTFEMSNEQHEKLLTALGNAKGKFLLSGYRNKLYDDAAGHYGWNRLDIEIDNKASSQKKKPTKTECLWSNY, via the coding sequence ATGATGATTCAGAAGTCGAAAGCCTCACGTCCCTCTGCTCCGATCAAATGGCATGGTGGCAAGTTCTACCTCGCGGCCCGAATCGTCGGACAGTTCCCTGATCACGTTCACTATATCGAGCCATACTTTGGCGGTGGAGCTGTTTTCTTTCGTAAGCCCGATAATCTTATCGAAGGTCACTCGGAAGTGATTAACGATGTCTACGAGGAACTCGTGACGTTCTGGCGTGTCCTGCAATCCAAGAAACAGTTTTCTGAGATGCAACGGCGACTGTCTCTTACTCCATTCGCAAAGCCTGTTTGGGAACGTGCGTTAGAGGTCAACTCGAAAGATCCTGTTGAACGAGCCTGTGCGTTCTTCGTTCGCTATCGGCAATCCCGCCAGGGGCTCGGACGTGACTTCGCAACCATGTCACGATCCCGGACACGCCGCGGAATGAACGAACAGGTATCTTCTTGGCTATCGGCGATTGAGGGACTGGAAGAGGCTCACGAGCGGCTTAGTCGTGTTGCCATCTACTGCGATGACGCTGTCGATGTAATCGAACGAGAGGACACGGAACACACGTTCTTTTACTGTGATCCGCCGTACTTGCTGGACACACGTGTTGCCAAGCAGGCCTATACGTTTGAGATGTCCAACGAGCAGCACGAGAAGCTGCTGACAGCGTTGGGTAATGCGAAGGGTAAGTTCCTTCTCAGTGGGTACCGCAACAAGCTCTACGACGACGCAGCCGGCCACTACGGATGGAACCGGCTCGACATCGAAATCGACAACAAGGCCAGTTCTCAGAAGAAGAAACCAACCAAAACGGAATGCTTGTGGTCGAACTACTGA
- a CDS encoding AlbA family DNA-binding domain-containing protein produces MDRELFDQLLDEGEGTTLDFKQQQYAFGQVDDVTASELLKDILGFANALRRADAFVLIGVKEIRGDRAQVVGIPKEDHLLDHSLQQFVNSRTNAPVEFKYEEFQYDGLQIGIIQVMRDQPRPLFLPKKFGKLQANQVYIRRGSSTDVSRPANPTEIARLAVSQHDRQPILNIAFADPVRESAIGHIMKVETTLLALPKVDDIPTVDEAESMVGFQPGDFPLPIVRPRSFADDIREKFASEMKNQDFIRDWAGWELARQFLFPSRLTIENTGQAEAAGVLAEIEIDNPGEEIVIASKLPARPKRKTQRFSPKFDPYDELGYSIASNTEFIDREGKILIKVDFGRMQPGRQFFSDVFYLGKRSEGTIQLSTRVLASNLPTPVKTELTAKVCLTTRHLDVGDVIKLSNEFTEEPE; encoded by the coding sequence ATGGATCGAGAGCTATTCGACCAGTTGCTAGATGAAGGCGAAGGAACAACACTCGATTTTAAGCAGCAGCAATATGCGTTTGGTCAGGTCGACGATGTCACAGCATCTGAATTGCTTAAAGACATTCTCGGCTTCGCGAATGCGTTGCGTCGAGCAGATGCCTTTGTTTTAATTGGAGTAAAAGAGATTCGAGGTGACAGGGCGCAAGTCGTAGGTATCCCGAAGGAAGATCATCTGCTTGATCACTCTTTGCAGCAGTTCGTAAATTCGCGAACCAATGCACCCGTTGAGTTCAAGTATGAAGAGTTCCAATATGATGGGCTACAAATTGGCATCATTCAGGTGATGCGTGACCAGCCAAGGCCGCTCTTTCTGCCAAAAAAGTTCGGCAAGCTTCAGGCAAATCAAGTATATATTCGTCGCGGCAGTTCTACAGACGTCTCACGGCCAGCTAATCCGACTGAGATCGCCCGACTAGCCGTATCGCAACATGATCGCCAGCCAATACTTAATATCGCCTTCGCAGATCCTGTTCGCGAGTCGGCAATTGGTCACATCATGAAAGTTGAAACAACGCTGCTGGCCCTGCCCAAAGTCGACGACATCCCCACGGTCGATGAAGCCGAAAGCATGGTTGGTTTTCAACCTGGTGACTTTCCGCTTCCGATTGTTCGTCCACGGTCGTTTGCTGACGACATCAGAGAGAAGTTCGCCTCTGAAATGAAAAACCAAGACTTTATTCGTGATTGGGCAGGTTGGGAGCTTGCTCGACAGTTTCTCTTTCCATCTCGACTGACGATAGAAAACACTGGCCAAGCTGAGGCAGCGGGAGTCTTGGCCGAAATTGAGATCGATAATCCTGGCGAGGAGATCGTAATCGCATCCAAACTGCCCGCGCGTCCGAAGAGAAAAACTCAAAGGTTTTCGCCTAAGTTTGATCCATATGATGAACTTGGTTATTCAATCGCAAGCAACACGGAATTTATCGACAGAGAAGGGAAGATCCTCATCAAGGTTGACTTTGGGCGAATGCAACCGGGGAGACAGTTTTTTTCAGATGTTTTCTACCTCGGCAAGCGCAGTGAGGGAACTATTCAACTTAGTACAAGAGTCTTGGCATCGAATCTACCGACACCGGTGAAGACAGAATTGACCGCCAAAGTCTGCCTAACGACCAGACATCTCGATGTTGGCGATGTGATAAAACTGTCTAACGAATTTACCGAGGAACCTGAGTAA
- a CDS encoding HNH endonuclease — MRPLSKPSPASYLAPAMLTFTGANATKIQAVLGTSTPTLDACLNLWLRVIKAKKRKPLPNGFAAWNDAAKIIQGRVEEIYKEAAEDLISELGEYCSYCESPITGLLEVEHILSKSEFPTLSTAWSNFLLACGPCNNCKGNTPTRQMVRRWLAARITNEAQCEGEVHRRYYWPDRFPDSYQALPVDLFYDVGSGNWQQVSLPDATSVQNRLVSVDIPSRTVRADLPSVPQMNVPVCARVIPRVIQASVSGVTLGVTPKGTSEIIDLCGLNTTKSYRVAYDRRGLNRTRAWFSAVETLKTLASSPNQADFDRTWSLVGRTAAGIGFFSVWLRVFSMTTDPSGQKLDQRFVREYAGMFAGTNTSQLP; from the coding sequence ATGCGACCTCTCTCAAAACCATCTCCGGCATCATACCTAGCGCCGGCAATGCTAACATTCACGGGAGCCAATGCGACCAAAATCCAAGCGGTGTTAGGGACGAGTACCCCGACTTTAGATGCTTGCCTCAATTTATGGTTGCGAGTGATCAAGGCCAAAAAGAGAAAGCCGTTGCCCAATGGGTTTGCGGCCTGGAATGATGCTGCCAAGATTATTCAGGGGCGAGTGGAAGAGATTTATAAAGAGGCAGCTGAAGATTTGATTTCTGAGCTCGGTGAATACTGTTCTTATTGTGAGTCTCCGATCACAGGATTGCTGGAAGTGGAGCATATCCTTTCCAAGTCGGAATTTCCGACCCTCTCCACTGCTTGGAGCAACTTTCTGCTGGCGTGCGGTCCCTGCAACAATTGCAAAGGTAATACACCCACACGACAAATGGTGCGTCGCTGGCTGGCGGCGAGAATCACCAATGAAGCCCAATGTGAAGGAGAGGTCCATAGACGTTACTATTGGCCAGATCGATTTCCTGACAGCTACCAGGCTTTGCCTGTAGACTTGTTCTACGACGTTGGTAGTGGGAATTGGCAGCAGGTTTCGCTGCCAGATGCGACTAGTGTTCAGAATCGACTAGTATCGGTTGACATTCCCAGTCGGACCGTGAGGGCTGACTTACCATCAGTTCCGCAGATGAATGTCCCTGTGTGCGCCCGTGTGATCCCTCGAGTAATCCAGGCATCAGTGTCAGGGGTGACGTTGGGGGTGACTCCGAAGGGAACATCGGAAATCATTGATCTCTGCGGTCTCAATACCACAAAGTCCTACCGCGTCGCCTACGACCGCCGCGGTTTGAATCGGACGCGTGCCTGGTTTTCTGCTGTTGAGACACTGAAGACACTCGCTTCGAGTCCTAACCAAGCTGATTTCGACCGCACCTGGTCACTTGTCGGCCGAACGGCTGCTGGTATCGGCTTCTTTTCCGTTTGGTTGCGTGTCTTTAGCATGACAACGGATCCCAGCGGGCAGAAGCTCGATCAGCGTTTTGTTAGGGAATATGCTGGAATGTTTGCCGGCACAAATACGTCACAGCTACCATAA
- a CDS encoding DHA2 family efflux MFS transporter permease subunit — MSTMTAHLDSAPRSAFNPWIVAVAVVVPTFMELLDTTIANVALRYIAGGLSAAETDSEWVITSYLAANALILTMSGWLSIRLGRRNYFLISIAVFTIASALCGMATSLPEIILFRALQGLAGGGLQPCSQGVLLDSFPREKQGAAMSVFGMAALTGPVVGPTLGGWLVVNYDWRWIFYINIPIGVLAFVSSYFLVQDPDYLVEQRKKANAQTFRFDVIGLGLLAIAVSCWEILLSKGQEWDWLWDPFGRIQTLVILIVIGVFAFVIREIRTKDPLIDLRVVRERNLAASCVILFCAFGVLYGASIALPQMLQQLFNYDALHAGYILSPGGISSISMLVIMGYLMGRGMDARWPIMLGLLLIAASNYWMAMLNLDVSPWDFIAPRLVLTAGLGLIFSPINVAALLYTPQASRPSAIALISLLRNEGGSVGTSLFQTLVQRREQFHSSRLNDNLDSLNPKVVDFLAVGQDIYHYNGSGASVAHDMALQSLSDLRFQQAASLAYFDVFWLAALLGVALVPLILLMKKSVAQKQNAVTSES; from the coding sequence ATGTCGACTATGACGGCTCATCTGGACTCGGCTCCCCGCTCGGCATTTAACCCTTGGATTGTCGCCGTCGCGGTGGTTGTTCCCACATTTATGGAACTACTTGATACGACGATCGCCAACGTCGCTTTGCGTTACATTGCTGGAGGGCTATCGGCCGCCGAGACCGATAGCGAGTGGGTGATTACCAGTTATCTGGCAGCGAACGCGCTAATACTTACGATGAGTGGTTGGCTCTCGATACGATTGGGACGAAGGAATTACTTCTTGATTTCGATTGCGGTATTTACGATCGCTTCAGCGCTGTGTGGAATGGCGACCAGTTTGCCAGAGATCATCCTTTTCCGAGCGTTACAAGGACTCGCCGGTGGAGGTCTGCAGCCCTGCAGCCAAGGCGTACTGCTTGATAGTTTCCCTCGTGAGAAACAAGGTGCCGCTATGTCTGTCTTCGGGATGGCAGCACTAACCGGTCCTGTCGTAGGACCGACCCTGGGAGGTTGGCTGGTCGTTAACTACGACTGGCGATGGATCTTCTATATCAACATTCCGATTGGAGTACTCGCGTTTGTCTCGTCCTATTTTCTGGTGCAAGATCCAGACTATCTCGTCGAACAGCGGAAAAAGGCGAACGCTCAGACGTTTCGCTTCGACGTGATTGGACTAGGCCTTCTGGCAATAGCGGTTAGCTGCTGGGAGATTCTGCTGAGCAAAGGTCAGGAGTGGGACTGGTTATGGGATCCGTTTGGGCGAATTCAAACATTGGTGATCTTGATTGTGATCGGTGTCTTCGCTTTCGTAATACGCGAAATAAGAACTAAAGACCCATTAATTGATCTGCGAGTCGTTCGAGAACGCAATCTGGCAGCTAGCTGTGTCATCTTGTTCTGTGCCTTCGGTGTCCTGTATGGGGCAAGCATCGCTTTACCTCAGATGCTCCAACAGTTGTTCAATTACGACGCGCTTCACGCTGGCTACATTCTCTCGCCTGGTGGAATTTCATCGATTTCCATGTTGGTGATCATGGGGTATTTAATGGGCAGAGGGATGGACGCACGTTGGCCGATCATGCTTGGGCTGCTCTTAATAGCGGCATCCAACTACTGGATGGCGATGCTCAATTTGGATGTGTCACCATGGGACTTTATCGCGCCCCGGCTGGTTCTTACAGCTGGACTTGGATTGATCTTCAGTCCTATCAATGTCGCTGCCCTACTTTACACGCCGCAGGCATCGAGGCCATCTGCGATCGCGCTGATCAGTTTGCTGAGAAATGAAGGAGGAAGCGTGGGAACTTCACTGTTTCAAACTCTAGTGCAGCGACGCGAGCAATTCCATAGTTCCCGATTGAATGACAACCTCGACTCGCTTAACCCAAAGGTCGTGGACTTCCTGGCAGTAGGGCAAGACATATATCACTACAACGGAAGTGGAGCGAGTGTGGCTCATGACATGGCACTCCAATCCCTATCGGATCTGCGATTCCAGCAGGCCGCTTCACTCGCGTACTTTGACGTCTTTTGGCTCGCCGCGCTCCTTGGCGTGGCCTTGGTTCCTCTAATTCTACTTATGAAGAAATCTGTGGCCCAGAAACAAAATGCTGTAACTTCTGAGTCATAG
- a CDS encoding patatin-like phospholipase family protein has translation MPSLEQAYWIRQPVLLEACELLQRGVSDSFGDQSGCRCDFRIIELSKLFELAQATIKSGSDAWSDSAELISGTITIPKLEQLEYAWEIIEKLFTIQNRQDSTAIVVVPPWAKPAAWQESLTLPSHLTIRFQVDATSPQVEEPEIISLFQPLTLSLSGGGVRAAIYQLGILVFLSKQNRLKDVQEIVSVSGGSILAAHFLKHWPAAIGRESDFRKVAAELLQICRSDIRNRIFVPWLWSRLLPWSYFFRNQGRSGRLLGEYQRIFGATTLGELNQGCPKLAFVATDSVQHHRVAFTSSQILRWNFDDEEDSVPAPILSKGVELSLAVAASSCFPPVFPRLHLDHQDLGITYREFKQQLYLNDGGVVTNLGIEVLIALRSLGWTKGKLILIADAERILPVKPGDSPLVDADATFAALGKSARESARREFGTSAIPIPFTDRVERGDSLPFRVETAMFNYRTDLDAPTWQEIHGLMVHGAMVASQSTQDRFEPVDVDALKKTISTIIAEAGGPPQSPLPNEADFLHSGRRSYVLLWMHGILATILVVSIAMLAYCTMQWIRNAPSHEQKQPALNSSAANSVRQRQQQAGKNEAKNTKETHSRKVEQVAESNPKVSPASAEIIGQWNSYSESSDLVRREPPKDELVVASASKSFAKGIAEAKLAKGGPSGAFVWAYLHGVHLIVTGAPHIASRF, from the coding sequence ATGCCTAGTCTTGAACAGGCTTATTGGATTCGGCAGCCAGTGCTCCTCGAAGCGTGCGAACTTCTTCAACGAGGAGTCTCCGATTCGTTTGGCGACCAATCTGGTTGTCGTTGCGATTTTCGTATCATCGAGCTGAGCAAACTTTTCGAACTGGCGCAGGCCACAATAAAAAGTGGCTCCGATGCTTGGAGCGACTCAGCAGAATTAATTTCAGGAACGATAACCATTCCGAAATTGGAGCAGTTGGAATACGCCTGGGAAATCATAGAGAAGCTTTTCACCATTCAAAATAGGCAAGATTCGACGGCTATTGTAGTGGTCCCGCCATGGGCTAAACCGGCTGCCTGGCAGGAGTCGCTGACGCTCCCAAGTCACTTGACAATTCGGTTCCAAGTAGATGCTACCTCGCCCCAAGTTGAGGAACCGGAGATCATTTCATTGTTTCAACCGCTGACTCTATCACTTTCTGGCGGTGGCGTGCGTGCGGCCATTTATCAACTTGGTATTCTTGTGTTTCTATCGAAGCAAAACCGCCTAAAGGACGTACAGGAGATTGTTTCGGTTTCCGGCGGTAGTATCCTAGCAGCACATTTCTTGAAGCACTGGCCAGCAGCTATCGGCCGTGAAAGTGATTTCCGAAAGGTTGCCGCCGAGCTCTTGCAAATCTGTCGTTCTGATATACGAAATCGAATATTTGTGCCGTGGCTTTGGAGTCGACTGTTGCCATGGTCCTATTTCTTTCGCAATCAAGGTCGCTCTGGAAGATTGCTCGGAGAGTATCAGCGTATTTTTGGTGCAACAACTTTGGGCGAATTGAATCAAGGATGTCCGAAGCTTGCATTTGTCGCCACTGATAGCGTTCAACACCATCGTGTTGCGTTCACTTCTTCCCAAATCCTACGATGGAACTTCGATGACGAAGAGGACTCCGTTCCGGCACCGATTCTTTCGAAAGGAGTTGAACTATCGCTTGCGGTTGCAGCCTCGTCCTGCTTCCCGCCAGTGTTCCCCCGGCTACATCTAGATCATCAGGATCTTGGGATCACATACCGTGAATTCAAACAGCAGTTGTACCTGAATGACGGGGGTGTTGTGACCAACCTAGGGATCGAAGTTCTTATCGCCTTAAGAAGTCTCGGCTGGACAAAGGGCAAGCTCATTCTGATCGCCGATGCTGAACGCATTTTGCCTGTTAAGCCGGGAGACTCACCGCTTGTTGACGCTGATGCAACATTCGCTGCTCTGGGCAAGTCCGCCCGGGAATCTGCCAGGCGAGAGTTCGGCACGAGTGCGATCCCGATTCCATTTACAGATCGAGTGGAAAGAGGTGATAGCCTTCCGTTTCGCGTTGAGACCGCGATGTTCAACTATCGGACCGATTTAGATGCGCCAACTTGGCAGGAAATACACGGGTTGATGGTTCACGGTGCTATGGTGGCAAGTCAATCCACTCAGGATCGCTTCGAGCCTGTTGATGTGGATGCGCTCAAAAAGACCATTTCCACGATCATTGCAGAAGCAGGCGGACCTCCACAATCTCCCTTGCCGAACGAAGCTGACTTTCTTCATAGTGGCCGGCGGTCTTACGTTCTTCTTTGGATGCATGGGATTCTTGCAACTATATTGGTCGTGTCTATAGCAATGCTGGCATATTGCACAATGCAATGGATACGGAATGCGCCTTCGCATGAGCAAAAGCAACCAGCCCTGAATTCATCGGCGGCTAACTCCGTTAGGCAACGCCAACAACAGGCAGGCAAAAATGAAGCGAAGAACACTAAGGAAACCCATAGCCGAAAAGTAGAGCAGGTCGCTGAGAGTAACCCCAAAGTATCGCCGGCGTCCGCTGAGATTATCGGTCAATGGAACTCTTACAGCGAGTCAAGTGATCTGGTACGGAGGGAGCCCCCAAAGGACGAATTGGTAGTGGCCTCAGCAAGCAAGAGCTTCGCGAAGGGAATAGCTGAGGCGAAACTTGCCAAGGGAGGTCCAAGCGGTGCGTTTGTTTGGGCATATCTGCACGGTGTACACCTGATCGTGACGGGAGCACCACATATCGCCTCGCGGTTTTAG
- a CDS encoding recombinase family protein, whose product MPRKSANSIGAVYARFSTRFQDSITDQVRTILEEAAKLKIHVPRDLVFFDLAVSGVKKKRSGLIDLETALKAKKAQVLLLFSTSRLFRKTYRTLAFVDQVHKGLGMRCIFIKSGVDTDDKKRWETILATQAMIDQFVVSMYVENIHAAHEGLLEKRLVFGTISYGYKGEPLEDELTTRGKPRSRIVLDEVTSPIVQQIFQWFVDDALPITEIIRRLNDDPEVPLPPRCASGEWTRLSVKGILKNSRYRGQWQYGAKESVYQPEADYVRQKTRSQPLKEVELEELRIVSDELWLAAQERLANARGNRGRKSKDGDEESRPKLLNGLLWCPEHDRPLYVHGWYGKFHACPSCQRMPEDNRPLFSQLNRELAMELTCQKVAELLRTDEGLVDQIMDACVRNLEASQKPDPGRENQLRAQDEKLKRSIEFSLRNLGESEEDAQHTQMFVSELRAERTKVQLELERLAAAKKRVISLPTRTDVVEMLQELDRVLHQAGTNGSVEECSLARLIIERITGGRISLHQQGEQQPHRGWLQGRFQLRLLDLLVERLTGATTGSVDHKHEIVIDYRRPDPNEKDSEVAWALYQEGKMNAEIAKNLGCSRGRVGKLIKRAADARGETVEDGRTRRSKLSKKHLEPPIYQQIADQAVALWNESDLLIDEIAAELGVDRNVLTRAVAYWHKLHDLPVPDGRNRRKRLSQKSSKSRKRKS is encoded by the coding sequence ATGCCACGCAAAAGCGCTAATTCAATTGGCGCAGTTTATGCGAGATTTTCTACACGCTTTCAAGACTCCATTACGGATCAAGTCAGGACAATCCTGGAGGAAGCAGCGAAGTTGAAGATTCATGTCCCACGCGACTTGGTTTTCTTCGACTTGGCGGTGAGCGGCGTTAAGAAGAAGCGATCTGGCTTAATAGACCTCGAAACGGCACTGAAAGCCAAAAAGGCACAAGTGTTATTGCTGTTCTCAACAAGCCGACTATTTCGAAAGACGTATCGAACCCTGGCCTTTGTTGACCAAGTCCACAAGGGCTTGGGAATGCGTTGCATCTTCATTAAGTCGGGGGTCGACACCGATGACAAGAAACGCTGGGAAACGATCTTGGCGACCCAGGCGATGATCGATCAGTTTGTCGTGAGCATGTATGTGGAAAACATCCATGCCGCTCACGAGGGACTCCTGGAGAAACGGCTTGTTTTCGGCACTATTTCCTATGGCTACAAAGGTGAACCGCTCGAAGATGAGTTAACCACTCGTGGGAAGCCACGTAGCCGTATCGTATTGGACGAAGTGACTTCGCCCATTGTGCAACAGATTTTTCAGTGGTTCGTTGATGATGCTCTTCCAATTACCGAAATTATTCGTCGGCTCAACGACGATCCGGAGGTACCATTGCCACCTCGATGTGCCAGTGGAGAATGGACTCGCCTGAGCGTTAAAGGGATCTTGAAGAATTCCCGTTACCGCGGCCAATGGCAATATGGTGCCAAAGAGTCTGTTTACCAACCAGAGGCCGACTATGTGCGGCAGAAAACGCGAAGCCAACCACTGAAGGAGGTTGAGCTTGAAGAGCTTCGGATTGTATCTGACGAACTTTGGTTGGCAGCGCAAGAGCGACTAGCCAATGCCCGTGGAAACCGAGGGCGAAAGTCTAAAGACGGTGACGAAGAATCACGTCCAAAACTGCTGAACGGCTTGCTTTGGTGTCCTGAGCACGACCGCCCGCTCTACGTTCACGGATGGTACGGGAAGTTCCATGCCTGCCCTTCCTGCCAGCGTATGCCCGAGGACAACCGGCCACTGTTCTCGCAACTTAATCGGGAACTTGCTATGGAACTTACGTGCCAGAAAGTGGCAGAGCTCTTGCGTACGGATGAAGGACTAGTTGATCAAATCATGGATGCTTGCGTCCGCAATTTGGAGGCAAGCCAAAAGCCTGATCCGGGGCGTGAGAACCAACTCCGCGCTCAAGATGAGAAGCTTAAGCGTAGTATTGAGTTCAGTCTTCGCAATCTTGGCGAAAGCGAAGAGGATGCACAACACACTCAAATGTTTGTAAGCGAACTCCGCGCGGAACGAACGAAAGTTCAATTGGAACTTGAGCGTCTGGCCGCCGCTAAGAAGCGTGTCATCAGCCTACCGACGCGTACGGATGTGGTTGAAATGCTCCAAGAGTTGGATCGTGTGCTTCATCAAGCTGGCACAAACGGATCGGTCGAGGAGTGTTCACTGGCCCGATTGATTATTGAGCGAATTACCGGTGGTCGTATTTCGTTGCATCAGCAGGGAGAGCAACAGCCACACAGAGGTTGGCTGCAAGGGCGATTTCAACTGCGATTGCTCGATCTGTTGGTCGAGCGACTTACCGGTGCCACCACTGGATCGGTTGACCATAAGCATGAGATCGTCATCGATTATCGACGGCCGGATCCGAACGAGAAAGATTCGGAAGTGGCCTGGGCGCTCTACCAGGAAGGAAAGATGAACGCTGAGATTGCCAAGAATTTGGGTTGTTCTCGCGGACGGGTTGGCAAGCTAATCAAGCGTGCGGCGGATGCGCGCGGCGAGACAGTCGAAGATGGCCGTACACGTCGTTCCAAACTATCCAAGAAGCACCTTGAGCCACCCATTTACCAACAAATCGCTGATCAGGCTGTTGCTCTATGGAATGAGAGCGATCTCTTGATTGACGAGATTGCAGCCGAACTAGGCGTCGACCGGAACGTGCTCACGCGTGCGGTCGCCTATTGGCACAAGCTACATGACTTGCCGGTACCCGATGGCCGGAATCGCCGCAAACGGCTTTCGCAGAAGAGCTCCAAGTCTCGAAAGCGAAAGTCGTAA